In one Saccharibacillus brassicae genomic region, the following are encoded:
- a CDS encoding zinc-dependent alcohol dehydrogenase, translated as MKALTYQGKRKVKVKDVATPKLEKRDDIIIRVTSTSICGSDLHLFNGEIPGMTDDYIIGHEPMGIVEEIGADVTHVKKGDRVIIPFNVSCGQCFFCQNQMESQCDNANDNPAKDTGAMLGYSHTYGGFAGGQAELLRVPYGNFGPLVIPNDAEVTDEQVLFLSDVIPTAYWSVDNAGVKKGDTVIVLGCGPIGLMVQKFAWQKGASRVIAVDHVEYRLEHARRTNKVETFNFMENDDLDKHLLEITSGGADVVIDCVGLDSEKTFMEKVETKLKLQGGGLGAFHMASNVVRKFGTIQVTGVYGLRYNNFPFGHIFERNVTIKTGQAPVIHYMPELFNQIKTGQLDPTDIITHKLPLDEAEHAYDIFDSKKEDCIKVILKP; from the coding sequence ATGAAAGCACTCACTTATCAAGGCAAGCGTAAAGTCAAAGTCAAGGACGTGGCCACGCCCAAGCTGGAGAAAAGAGACGACATTATCATTCGCGTGACGTCGACTTCCATTTGCGGGTCCGACCTGCATCTGTTCAACGGAGAAATACCGGGCATGACCGACGACTACATTATCGGACACGAACCGATGGGCATCGTCGAAGAGATCGGAGCCGATGTCACGCACGTCAAAAAAGGCGACCGCGTCATCATTCCGTTCAACGTCTCGTGCGGCCAATGCTTCTTCTGTCAAAACCAGATGGAAAGCCAATGCGACAACGCCAACGACAATCCGGCCAAAGACACGGGCGCGATGCTCGGCTATTCCCATACGTACGGCGGCTTTGCCGGCGGACAGGCGGAACTGCTGCGCGTACCGTACGGCAACTTCGGCCCGCTCGTTATCCCGAACGACGCCGAAGTAACGGACGAGCAGGTGCTGTTCCTGTCGGACGTTATTCCGACCGCTTATTGGAGCGTGGATAATGCCGGCGTCAAAAAAGGGGATACGGTCATCGTGCTCGGCTGCGGACCGATCGGACTGATGGTGCAGAAGTTCGCGTGGCAAAAAGGCGCGTCCCGCGTCATCGCGGTCGATCACGTCGAGTACCGTCTGGAGCACGCCCGCCGCACGAACAAAGTGGAGACGTTCAATTTCATGGAGAACGACGACCTCGACAAGCATCTGCTGGAGATTACGAGCGGCGGCGCGGACGTCGTCATCGACTGCGTCGGCCTCGATTCCGAGAAGACGTTCATGGAAAAAGTCGAAACGAAGCTCAAACTGCAGGGCGGGGGACTGGGCGCGTTCCATATGGCTTCGAACGTCGTGCGCAAATTCGGTACGATTCAGGTGACGGGCGTGTACGGGCTGCGCTACAACAACTTCCCGTTCGGCCACATCTTCGAGCGCAACGTAACGATCAAGACGGGCCAGGCGCCGGTCATCCACTATATGCCGGAGCTGTTCAACCAGATCAAGACCGGCCAACTCGACCCGACGGACATCATTACGCACAAGCTTCCGCTGGACGAAGCCGAGCATGCGTACGATATTTTCGACAGCAAAAAAGAAGACTGCATCAAGGTCATCTTGAAGCCTTAA
- a CDS encoding glycoside hydrolase family 43 protein, with translation MKPNFHQPLITEMYTADPSAHVFEGKIYIYPSHDLDHDEPSNDNGDQYKMEDYHVFSMDDAESPAVDHGEALHVRDVPWASRQMWAPDAAYKDGRYFLFFPARDHEGVFRIGVASSESPAGPFRAEPQPIPGSFSIDPAVFVDDDGRSYMYFGGLWGGQLEKWQSGEFEAERTDGPAPDQPALGPRVAELTDDLLAFREPAAEISIVDEAGNPILAGDEERRYFEGPWMHKHNGWYYFSYSTGTTHKLVYGVSRNPQGPFTYKGVILNPVIGWTTHHSIVEFDGKWYLFYHDSSMSEGVNHKRCVKFAELHYNEDGTIRTVL, from the coding sequence ATGAAACCGAATTTCCATCAACCGCTGATTACCGAAATGTACACCGCAGACCCGTCGGCCCATGTGTTCGAAGGCAAGATTTATATTTACCCGTCGCACGATCTCGATCACGACGAGCCGAGCAACGATAACGGCGACCAGTACAAAATGGAAGACTATCACGTGTTCTCGATGGACGACGCCGAGTCGCCCGCCGTCGACCACGGCGAAGCGCTGCACGTACGCGACGTTCCGTGGGCATCCCGGCAGATGTGGGCGCCCGACGCGGCGTACAAAGACGGCCGATATTTCCTCTTTTTCCCCGCACGCGATCATGAAGGCGTTTTCAGAATCGGCGTCGCAAGCTCCGAATCGCCGGCGGGGCCGTTCCGGGCGGAGCCGCAGCCGATTCCGGGCAGCTTCAGCATCGACCCGGCGGTCTTCGTCGACGACGACGGACGTTCTTATATGTACTTCGGCGGACTGTGGGGCGGACAGCTCGAGAAATGGCAGTCGGGCGAATTCGAAGCGGAGCGGACAGACGGGCCTGCGCCGGATCAACCGGCTCTCGGACCGCGTGTGGCGGAACTGACAGACGACCTGCTCGCGTTCCGGGAACCGGCCGCGGAAATCTCGATCGTCGACGAAGCAGGGAACCCGATTCTGGCGGGAGACGAAGAGCGGCGGTATTTCGAAGGGCCGTGGATGCACAAACATAACGGCTGGTATTACTTCTCGTATTCGACAGGCACGACGCACAAGCTCGTGTACGGGGTCAGCCGGAATCCGCAGGGACCTTTTACGTACAAAGGCGTGATCCTGAACCCGGTCATCGGCTGGACGACGCATCATTCCATCGTGGAATTCGACGGAAAATGGTATTTGTTCTATCACGACAGCTCGATGTCCGAAGGCGTGAACCACAAGCGCTGCGTCAAGTTCGCGGAACTGCATTATAACGAAGACGGCACGATCCGCACCGTGCTGTAA
- a CDS encoding conjugal transfer protein TraR has product MKHLNDSQIDQLKQLLHERKSELEQHFDNSENTTEGFETSLRVSTGELTAVDNHPGDLGTEEFERGRDMAIDSDLSDRLDEVNAALKRIEDGTYGIDVTTGKEIPFERLEAVPYTAYNVDTTPEDGPVSDYRPVEEDVMTPPPAGAGENRQQHAGKFDDANAWQAVESYGNADSPAMSTKRDVESYDELSSENNVEEGTVEPYENFTGNDMAEGNRSVEMTRAERRYVEAGEGERVAEIDESVEDEAELARAAEQAAADSGKRSSDE; this is encoded by the coding sequence ATGAAACATTTAAACGATTCCCAAATAGATCAACTCAAGCAGCTCCTGCACGAGCGCAAAAGCGAGCTGGAGCAGCATTTCGACAACTCCGAGAACACGACGGAAGGCTTCGAGACTTCGCTCCGCGTATCGACCGGCGAACTGACGGCCGTCGACAACCACCCGGGCGATCTCGGCACGGAAGAATTCGAGCGCGGCCGGGACATGGCGATCGACTCCGATCTGTCCGACCGGCTTGATGAAGTGAATGCCGCGCTGAAGCGGATCGAAGACGGCACGTACGGCATCGACGTCACGACCGGCAAAGAAATCCCGTTTGAGCGGCTCGAAGCGGTCCCTTATACGGCGTATAACGTCGATACGACGCCCGAAGACGGTCCGGTGTCCGATTACCGTCCCGTGGAAGAAGACGTCATGACCCCGCCTCCTGCCGGCGCGGGCGAGAATCGCCAGCAGCATGCGGGCAAGTTCGACGACGCGAACGCCTGGCAGGCGGTCGAAAGCTACGGCAACGCCGACTCCCCCGCCATGTCCACCAAGCGCGACGTGGAGAGCTACGACGAGTTGTCCAGCGAGAACAACGTCGAAGAAGGCACGGTCGAGCCTTACGAGAACTTCACCGGCAACGATATGGCCGAAGGCAACCGAAGCGTCGAGATGACGCGTGCGGAACGCCGCTACGTGGAAGCCGGCGAAGGCGAACGCGTCGCGGAGATCGACGAATCGGTCGAAGACGAAGCCGAACTTGCCCGGGCAGCCGAGCAGGCCGCAGCGGATTCCGGCAAGCGCAGCAGCGACGAATAA
- a CDS encoding aminopeptidase, translating to MSDFQTNLNKYAELAVKVGVNVQPGQILMIDASADSLEYVRLVVKHAYAAGAKLVKVNLADEAITRMRYDLAPDDSFEIAPKWMAAEREELAENGGAMLAVVSNNPDLLSGVDPSRISTLQKVSGEALSKYRQYVQSDKLAWSIVAVPSAAWAAKVFPHLPAEEQIPAMWDAIFKAVRVDQPDPVAAWQQHIETLTAKATYLNGKKYKALHYTAPGTDLTIELPSTHLWVAADSESERGCSFVANMPTEEVFTAALKTGVSGTVSSTKPLSYGGNIIDNFTLTFENGRIVDVKAEQGLETLKRLVEMDEGSHYIGEVALVPHKSPISDSGILYYNTLFDENASNHLAIGSAYAFNIEGGKTMSREELAEAGINQSITHVDFMIGSADMNIDGITDDGSAEPVFRGGSWAF from the coding sequence ATGTCGGATTTTCAAACCAACCTTAACAAGTACGCCGAACTCGCGGTTAAAGTCGGCGTAAACGTACAGCCCGGACAGATCCTGATGATCGACGCCAGCGCGGATTCGCTCGAATACGTGCGGCTCGTCGTGAAGCATGCCTACGCGGCAGGCGCTAAATTGGTCAAAGTCAACCTGGCCGACGAAGCGATCACGCGCATGCGCTACGATCTCGCTCCCGACGATTCGTTCGAGATCGCGCCGAAATGGATGGCGGCGGAACGCGAAGAACTCGCCGAGAACGGCGGCGCCATGCTCGCGGTCGTCTCGAACAACCCCGACCTGCTGAGCGGCGTCGATCCGTCCCGGATCTCCACGCTACAAAAAGTGTCCGGCGAAGCGCTGAGCAAATATCGCCAATACGTGCAATCCGACAAGCTCGCCTGGTCGATCGTGGCCGTTCCTTCGGCTGCCTGGGCCGCCAAAGTGTTCCCGCACCTGCCGGCGGAAGAGCAGATCCCGGCCATGTGGGATGCGATCTTCAAAGCGGTCCGCGTCGATCAGCCGGATCCGGTCGCGGCTTGGCAGCAGCATATCGAGACGCTGACCGCCAAAGCGACGTACCTCAACGGCAAGAAATACAAAGCGCTGCATTACACCGCGCCGGGCACCGATCTGACGATCGAACTGCCGTCCACGCATCTGTGGGTCGCGGCCGACAGCGAAAGCGAGCGCGGCTGCTCGTTCGTGGCCAACATGCCGACCGAAGAAGTGTTCACGGCCGCGCTCAAGACCGGCGTCAGCGGCACCGTGTCCAGCACGAAGCCGCTCAGCTACGGCGGCAACATCATCGACAACTTTACGCTGACGTTCGAGAACGGACGCATCGTCGACGTGAAAGCCGAACAGGGTCTGGAGACGCTCAAACGTCTCGTCGAAATGGACGAAGGTTCGCATTATATCGGCGAAGTGGCGCTCGTGCCGCACAAATCGCCGATTTCCGATTCGGGCATTCTCTACTATAATACGCTGTTCGACGAGAACGCTTCGAACCATCTCGCGATCGGCAGCGCCTACGCGTTCAATATCGAAGGCGGCAAGACGATGTCCCGCGAAGAGCTGGCCGAAGCCGGCATCAACCAGAGCATCACGCACGTCGACTTCATGATCGGTTCTGCCGACATGAACATCGACGGCATTACCGACGACGGCAGCGCCGAACCGGTCTTCCGCGGCGGCAGCTGGGCGTTCTAA
- a CDS encoding NAD(P)/FAD-dependent oxidoreductase produces MGDYEVWDVTIIGGGPAGLFSAFYSGLREMKTKIIEYQPFLGGKVHVYPEKMIWDVGGLTPMPGAKLIEQTVEQGLTFKPDVVLNEKVTSISRTEEDGHFVLHTLSGELHRSKSIILAVGGGILNPTRLDIEGAERFEVTNLHYTVKSIARFRGKTVLISGGGHSAVDWANELAPFAEKVYLTYRKEEIKGHEADITKMKANGVELLLSASIKRLVASEDHSEIETVLLEKNEGQEEFALAVDDVIISHGYERDTELLKKSEIKIEMNEYQILGSSSSETSVPGIFAAGDILHHEGKLHLIAGAFQDAANAVNKAKQYIKPDAVGYGMVSSHNELFKEKNREIRNELYNK; encoded by the coding sequence ATGGGAGACTACGAAGTATGGGACGTTACGATTATCGGCGGAGGACCCGCGGGGTTGTTCTCCGCTTTTTATAGCGGTCTGCGCGAGATGAAGACGAAGATTATCGAGTATCAGCCGTTTCTCGGCGGCAAAGTCCACGTCTATCCGGAGAAAATGATCTGGGACGTCGGCGGCCTGACACCGATGCCCGGCGCGAAGCTGATCGAACAGACCGTCGAACAGGGCCTTACGTTCAAGCCCGACGTCGTGCTGAACGAGAAAGTGACGTCGATCAGCCGGACGGAAGAAGACGGACATTTCGTGCTGCATACCCTCTCGGGCGAGCTGCATCGATCCAAATCGATCATTCTCGCCGTAGGCGGCGGCATTCTCAATCCGACCCGGCTGGACATCGAAGGCGCGGAACGGTTCGAAGTGACGAATCTGCATTACACGGTCAAGTCGATCGCGCGCTTCCGGGGCAAGACCGTGCTGATCTCCGGAGGCGGGCATTCGGCTGTCGACTGGGCCAACGAACTCGCTCCTTTTGCCGAAAAAGTGTATCTGACCTACCGCAAAGAAGAAATCAAAGGCCACGAAGCCGACATCACGAAGATGAAAGCGAACGGCGTCGAACTGCTGCTCAGCGCGTCGATCAAGCGGCTCGTGGCGAGCGAAGACCATTCGGAGATCGAAACGGTGCTGCTGGAGAAAAACGAAGGCCAGGAAGAGTTCGCGCTGGCCGTGGACGACGTCATTATTAGCCACGGATACGAACGCGATACGGAACTGCTCAAGAAAAGCGAGATCAAGATCGAGATGAACGAGTATCAGATTCTCGGTTCTTCGTCGAGCGAGACGTCCGTGCCGGGTATTTTCGCCGCGGGCGATATCCTGCACCACGAAGGCAAACTGCATTTGATCGCCGGCGCTTTCCAGGATGCGGCGAACGCGGTCAACAAAGCGAAGCAGTATATCAAGCCGGACGCGGTCGGATACGGCATGGTCTCTTCCCACAACGAGCTGTTCAAGGAGAAGAACCGCGAGATCCGCAACGAGCTGTACAACAAATAG
- a CDS encoding YwiC-like family protein, producing the protein MGPVRDEDPQALLRTDADWAGACSPGAASLGSASFRIRPQRRTFPINRYIPNQHGAWAMLLLPFLLGLSIAGAAPVHIPLFLCWTLLYLLSFPVLQWIKTGRADRYRKPALLYGALAIPLAAYVAAAEPKLIGYGALLLAAFAVPAFFAKRKNERALPNDIVAIVLFCSFIYPVVYAGAGAEADWTRTTRLFILLVLYFVGTALYVKTVIRKKKNPRYYRASAAYHALLIPYAAWLSLPLSLPFAALLLRAIVLPRRRLNIKRTGMAEIGFAVLLYVTLLLAYA; encoded by the coding sequence ATGGGACCCGTAAGGGACGAAGACCCGCAGGCGCTGCTCCGTACAGATGCCGATTGGGCAGGCGCCTGTTCGCCGGGCGCCGCTTCGCTTGGGAGCGCTTCGTTCCGTATTCGCCCACAGAGGAGGACGTTTCCGATCAACCGTTACATACCCAATCAGCACGGCGCCTGGGCCATGCTGCTGCTGCCGTTTCTGCTCGGATTGTCGATCGCCGGCGCCGCGCCCGTGCATATTCCGCTGTTTTTGTGCTGGACGCTGCTGTATCTGCTCAGTTTTCCCGTGCTTCAATGGATCAAAACGGGCCGCGCCGACCGGTATCGCAAGCCTGCGCTGCTGTACGGAGCGCTTGCGATCCCGCTTGCCGCGTACGTCGCGGCGGCGGAACCGAAGCTGATCGGCTACGGCGCGCTGCTACTGGCCGCGTTCGCGGTTCCGGCCTTTTTTGCCAAACGTAAAAACGAACGCGCGCTGCCGAACGACATCGTCGCCATTGTGCTGTTTTGTTCGTTCATCTATCCGGTCGTATACGCCGGCGCGGGAGCCGAAGCGGACTGGACGCGCACCACGCGGCTGTTCATCCTGCTCGTCCTGTACTTCGTCGGCACCGCGCTGTATGTCAAGACCGTCATCCGGAAAAAAAAGAATCCGCGGTATTACCGGGCGTCGGCCGCTTACCACGCGCTGCTTATTCCGTACGCCGCCTGGCTCAGCCTGCCGCTGTCGCTTCCGTTTGCCGCCCTGCTGCTGCGCGCGATCGTGCTGCCGCGCAGACGGCTGAATATCAAGCGGACAGGGATGGCCGAGATCGGGTTCGCGGTGCTGCTGTACGTCACCCTGCTGCTTGCGTATGCGTGA
- a CDS encoding RNA polymerase sigma factor, with the protein MAQHLQMLLTHDFDELDGDMQELIYNEYYDLAYGAVFYIVRDHAAAEDVIQEAFLKLIGRRPEFENESKFFAWLKVVTRNSAINDLRKNKRHRNHVEADSVLNHIEARQDIGSSPEKTVEVQMMEEAILQHLKSMKPEYRAIILYRWKYGMSYKEIADSLGTSEDIIRQRLFRARENMRKVLRKEWEGSDERRKI; encoded by the coding sequence ATGGCTCAACATCTTCAGATGCTCCTCACCCATGACTTCGACGAATTGGACGGAGACATGCAGGAGCTTATCTACAACGAATATTACGACTTGGCGTACGGAGCGGTCTTCTATATCGTTCGCGATCATGCCGCCGCCGAAGACGTCATTCAGGAAGCGTTCCTGAAGCTGATCGGCAGACGGCCCGAATTCGAGAACGAATCGAAGTTCTTCGCCTGGCTCAAAGTCGTCACGCGCAACAGCGCGATCAACGATTTGAGAAAAAACAAAAGGCACCGTAACCATGTGGAGGCCGACAGCGTTCTTAATCATATAGAGGCCAGGCAGGATATCGGTTCTTCGCCGGAGAAGACGGTCGAAGTGCAAATGATGGAAGAAGCGATCCTGCAGCATCTCAAAAGCATGAAGCCCGAATACCGGGCGATCATCCTCTATCGCTGGAAATACGGCATGTCGTACAAGGAAATCGCCGATTCGCTGGGCACCAGCGAGGACATTATCAGGCAGAGGCTGTTCAGGGCGAGAGAAAATATGCGCAAGGTGCTGCGCAAGGAATGGGAGGGCAGCGATGAAAGACGAAAAATTTGA
- a CDS encoding SEC-C metal-binding domain-containing protein produces the protein MTSMPLAPFPHTPGRNDLCPCGSGSKYKKCCARKDETSRHNLGKKAALESVLRRFFESHPRPAEQKNLSAWKSGLDARLQAAYGADKTDAIVGDTFFFGREVSIWNAFLQREAQEPANAAIAGALRGWTDPRFAVLRILPNAAAAEVGTGFETASPPDEAVQAAELLTGALFALRAGDPFRPQPGTIVLGFWIPGLERSEPLTALNSLVLIEEPEEESVRRLEKRFRESGAADVPQFYLDNFALVYETFGREAQPPAAEPLPQVVAEAVDRLEKCLVDRDVKHDRLMDVFFRFLKRKREKPDPGTAAAAAVLFGQRQGWLPSEWDFGRLAAKFGADPNEAGQLAQDMLAFEQRTSIYREAEERIGFRVGTDPEAEEFRQWQLYMHVKDLDVPGEAALRRQMDYYARLPYSPASREEEAQLRVYEAYLARESALGAEKLAEALRLDPDNADALLLSAEAEPDAARREELLERAERSALRRYEPDVQPAWLHLPNRPYLRILLRRAVLDAEAGRAAAAFERLYRLLRHNPADHQGARYAALSALLAQGDLDAASNLLGHYAEGSGDNGFYRWFEWAIAYRRDRFGAAAAQAYRTAVEANPYAEKYVRDRPAAQPYPRSAVVTPRSPEEARLIWTLLRPAL, from the coding sequence ATGACTTCCATGCCGCTCGCCCCTTTTCCCCATACGCCCGGCCGCAACGATCTTTGTCCCTGCGGCAGCGGATCGAAGTACAAAAAATGCTGCGCCCGCAAGGACGAGACGTCCCGGCACAATCTCGGGAAAAAAGCGGCGCTGGAAAGCGTGCTGCGCCGATTTTTCGAGAGTCACCCCCGCCCCGCCGAGCAAAAAAACCTGTCCGCGTGGAAAAGCGGGCTGGACGCCCGGCTGCAGGCCGCTTACGGCGCCGACAAAACGGACGCGATCGTCGGCGATACGTTTTTTTTCGGGCGTGAAGTGTCGATCTGGAACGCTTTCCTGCAGCGGGAAGCGCAGGAACCGGCAAACGCGGCGATTGCCGGCGCGCTGCGCGGATGGACCGATCCCCGGTTCGCCGTGCTGCGAATTCTGCCGAATGCCGCGGCGGCCGAAGTCGGAACAGGGTTTGAGACGGCTTCGCCGCCCGACGAAGCCGTGCAGGCAGCGGAACTGCTGACCGGCGCCCTGTTCGCCCTGCGCGCCGGCGACCCGTTCCGTCCGCAGCCGGGCACGATCGTGCTCGGCTTCTGGATTCCGGGCCTTGAGCGCAGTGAACCGCTGACGGCGCTGAACAGCCTGGTGCTGATCGAAGAGCCCGAAGAAGAGTCCGTACGCCGGCTGGAAAAACGGTTCCGGGAGTCGGGCGCGGCGGATGTCCCGCAGTTCTACCTCGACAACTTCGCTCTGGTGTACGAGACGTTCGGCCGCGAAGCGCAGCCGCCGGCCGCGGAGCCGCTGCCGCAAGTTGTCGCCGAAGCGGTCGACCGGCTGGAGAAGTGCCTCGTCGACCGCGACGTGAAGCACGACCGGCTGATGGACGTCTTCTTCCGCTTCCTCAAGCGCAAGCGCGAGAAGCCCGATCCGGGCACGGCTGCGGCGGCGGCCGTGCTGTTTGGCCAGCGTCAGGGATGGCTGCCAAGCGAATGGGACTTCGGGCGCCTCGCCGCCAAGTTCGGCGCCGATCCGAACGAAGCCGGGCAGCTGGCGCAGGACATGCTGGCGTTCGAGCAGCGAACGTCGATCTACCGCGAAGCCGAAGAACGGATCGGCTTCCGCGTCGGCACCGATCCGGAAGCCGAGGAATTCCGCCAATGGCAGCTGTACATGCACGTCAAAGATCTCGACGTGCCGGGCGAAGCCGCGCTGCGCCGGCAGATGGACTACTATGCCCGTCTTCCCTACTCGCCGGCGTCGCGCGAGGAAGAAGCCCAGCTTCGCGTCTACGAAGCTTATCTGGCGCGCGAATCGGCGCTCGGCGCGGAGAAGCTGGCGGAAGCGCTCCGCCTCGATCCCGACAATGCCGACGCGCTACTGCTGAGCGCGGAAGCCGAACCCGACGCGGCGCGGCGCGAAGAGCTGCTGGAGCGCGCCGAGCGGTCGGCGCTTCGCCGCTACGAGCCCGACGTGCAGCCCGCCTGGCTGCATCTGCCGAACCGGCCGTATCTGCGCATCCTGCTGCGCCGGGCCGTGCTCGACGCCGAAGCCGGCCGCGCCGCGGCCGCGTTCGAGCGGCTGTACCGGCTGCTGCGGCACAATCCGGCCGACCATCAGGGCGCGCGCTACGCCGCGCTGTCCGCCCTGCTCGCCCAAGGCGATCTGGACGCCGCCTCGAATCTGCTCGGCCATTATGCGGAAGGCTCCGGCGACAACGGATTTTACCGCTGGTTCGAATGGGCGATCGCCTACCGCCGCGACCGGTTCGGAGCCGCTGCGGCCCAAGCGTACCGCACGGCGGTCGAAGCGAATCCCTACGCCGAGAAATACGTCCGGGATCGCCCCGCCGCGCAGCCGTATCCGCGGTCGGCCGTCGTCACGCCGCGTTCGCCGGAAGAAGCGCGGCTGATCTGGACGCTGCTGCGTCCGGCGCTGTAA
- a CDS encoding hemerythrin domain-containing protein, whose amino-acid sequence MGGPSLRQLHAHHAIHEGGLSGAIGKTEEVEELLRAGEFEVARQAADHLVDYWITRILSHADAEEEGFYAEMAGDDPQRQLSVVKLTRDHDIMRMVIADIRAELAEAGLTPEVMRQFQALIVVNALHSREEERLLLEESPR is encoded by the coding sequence ATGGGAGGACCTTCCCTGCGGCAGCTGCATGCCCATCATGCCATTCACGAAGGAGGGCTGAGCGGCGCGATCGGCAAGACGGAAGAAGTGGAGGAACTGCTCCGCGCGGGCGAGTTCGAAGTGGCCCGTCAGGCGGCGGACCATCTCGTCGACTATTGGATCACGCGTATTCTCAGCCATGCCGACGCCGAAGAAGAAGGCTTTTACGCGGAAATGGCCGGCGACGATCCGCAGCGGCAGCTGTCCGTCGTGAAGCTGACGCGCGATCACGATATTATGCGCATGGTCATCGCCGATATTCGGGCAGAGCTGGCCGAAGCGGGCTTGACGCCGGAAGTCATGCGGCAGTTTCAGGCGCTGATCGTCGTCAATGCCCTGCACAGCCGCGAAGAAGAACGGCTGCTGCTGGAGGAGTCTCCGCGATGA
- the modB gene encoding molybdate ABC transporter permease subunit — protein sequence MNLLAEFGRSDYWPPVRLSLQVALLSSVIVIVLGTAAAWGMSRRERFRGKTLLETLFMLPLVLPPTVVGFLLLMLLGRRSGLGALIERIFHSPIIFSWWAAVIAAVVVAFPLVYRTTVVGFEAVDRDLEDAGRSIGANERQVFRHITLPLILPSLKTAYVLGFARSLGEFGATLMIAGNIPGRTQTVPTAIYVAVDAGHLSSAWAWTIAIVAISFLLLLLTGRRPEKA from the coding sequence ATGAATCTGCTCGCGGAGTTCGGCCGAAGCGACTATTGGCCGCCGGTCCGGCTGTCGCTTCAGGTCGCGCTGCTGTCTAGCGTGATCGTGATCGTACTGGGCACCGCCGCCGCGTGGGGCATGTCGCGGCGCGAGCGGTTCCGCGGCAAGACGCTGCTGGAGACGCTGTTCATGCTGCCGCTCGTGCTGCCGCCGACCGTCGTCGGCTTCCTGCTGCTCATGCTGCTCGGCCGGCGCAGCGGGCTGGGCGCCCTGATCGAGCGCATCTTCCATTCGCCGATCATCTTCTCGTGGTGGGCGGCCGTGATCGCCGCCGTCGTGGTCGCGTTCCCGCTCGTCTACCGGACGACGGTCGTCGGCTTCGAAGCGGTAGACCGCGACCTGGAAGACGCCGGACGTTCGATCGGCGCGAACGAACGGCAAGTATTCCGGCATATTACGCTGCCGCTGATCCTGCCGTCGCTCAAGACGGCCTACGTGCTGGGCTTCGCCCGCAGCCTCGGCGAATTCGGCGCGACGCTGATGATTGCCGGGAATATTCCCGGCCGGACGCAGACCGTGCCGACGGCGATCTACGTCGCCGTGGATGCCGGCCATCTGTCGTCGGCGTGGGCGTGGACGATCGCGATCGTGGCGATCTCGTTCCTGCTGCTTCTGCTGACGGGCAGGCGGCCGGAGAAGGCTTGA
- the modA gene encoding molybdate ABC transporter substrate-binding protein, translating to MNNRTLFGGRDTRLAGHRRADARPTSRGQIAPRIWLPLLALLLILSGCGAKPAERAASAPADTGQAAGVDGAAAAEPAASEPVTLTVSAAASLTDALGELERAYEAEHPYVKLDFNFGASGALQRQIEQGAPADLFLSASSPNMQALLDGGLIDAVYETDWLTNTLVAVVPTDSTVAKIEDLRRADVKTIAIGMPDSVPAGKYAQEALAHAGLWEPLQGKLVQGKDVRQVLQYAETGNADAGFVYKTDALTSNRVKIAFDVDPAGYSPIRYPIGVVKATGHAGAARDFYAYLQTPEALKLLSRYGFSAAQ from the coding sequence ATGAACAACCGAACCCTTTTCGGGGGCCGCGATACGCGGCTGGCCGGACATCGCCGCGCGGACGCCCGTCCGACCTCGCGCGGGCAGATTGCGCCGCGGATCTGGCTGCCGCTGCTTGCGCTGCTGCTGATCTTGTCCGGCTGCGGCGCCAAGCCGGCCGAACGTGCGGCTTCCGCGCCTGCGGATACCGGGCAGGCCGCCGGAGTCGACGGCGCTGCGGCGGCGGAACCGGCCGCTTCCGAGCCCGTGACGCTCACCGTGTCCGCCGCGGCCAGCCTGACCGACGCGCTCGGAGAGCTGGAACGTGCGTACGAAGCGGAGCATCCGTACGTCAAACTGGATTTTAACTTCGGCGCTTCCGGAGCGCTTCAGCGGCAGATCGAGCAGGGCGCTCCGGCCGACCTGTTCTTGTCGGCTTCGTCTCCGAACATGCAGGCGCTGCTTGACGGCGGGCTGATCGACGCGGTGTACGAGACCGACTGGCTGACCAATACGCTGGTCGCCGTCGTGCCGACTGATTCGACCGTCGCGAAGATCGAAGACCTGCGGCGCGCAGACGTGAAGACGATCGCGATCGGCATGCCCGACAGCGTGCCGGCCGGCAAATACGCGCAGGAAGCGCTGGCGCACGCCGGACTGTGGGAGCCGCTGCAGGGCAAGCTCGTGCAGGGCAAAGACGTGCGTCAGGTGCTGCAGTATGCGGAGACCGGCAACGCCGACGCGGGCTTCGTCTACAAGACGGACGCGCTGACTTCCAACCGGGTCAAAATCGCGTTTGACGTCGATCCGGCCGGCTACTCGCCGATTCGGTATCCGATCGGCGTCGTCAAGGCGACCGGCCATGCCGGTGCGGCCCGGGACTTCTACGCTTACCTGCAAACGCCGGAAGCGCTCAAGCTCCTGAGTCGCTACGGCTTCTCCGCCGCGCAATGA